GACTCCTCGGCATCTGGGTGGCGGTGCAGTTCCTCAACTGGCAGCGCCAGAAACGTATCGAGAGGTTCATCAACCAACTCCCCGAACTTTCCCGCATCCTGGCCAACGCCACCCAGGCGGGCCTTGCCCTGCGCACCGCGATCGGCATGGCGGCGGAGGAACTGGAGGCCCCGGCGGGCGAGGAACTCGCCAAGGTCGCCAACCAGTTGGCGGTCGGCGCCGCCATGGACGACGCGCTGGGCGAGCTGGCCGAGCGGCTGCCGTCCCGCGAACTCGTCGTCCTCGTCACCACGTTGGTGCTCTCCAGCCGGGCCGGCGGCCAGGTGGTCAGCGCGCTGCGCAACCTCACCGAGACGCTGGAGGAACGCAAGGAGACCCGACGCGAGGTCCGCACCCAGCTCTCCCAGGTCAGCATGACCTCGTACGCCGTTCCCGTCCTCGGTATCGGCTCGTTGTTCCTCATGAACGGCGTCAAGGACGGCGCCCTCGACCGGATGACCGGCTCCCCGGTCGGCCAGGCCGCCGTCCTCATCGCCTTCGGCCTCTACGCGGTCGGCTTCGTCCTCATCCGCCGACTGTCCCGCATCGACGTCTGAGCACCGGAAAGGAGGACACATGGCACTGCTGCTCGCCCTCGCGATGGGCCTCGGCGTCTGGGGCGCCTTCGCCGGCATCCGCATGTACCGCGCCGACGCCAAACTCCCCGGCGACCTCGCGCTCGCCCTCGAGGTCGGCGCCACCCGCACCGGCGCCGTCGACTCGCTCGTCGACCGCCTCGGCATGCGCTACGCCC
The sequence above is a segment of the Streptomyces griseoviridis genome. Coding sequences within it:
- a CDS encoding type II secretion system F family protein translates to MTLRSLVSLTTGVTLLACVLAVLGVHAYATGRAQRQALVDRLSATGQIPVVGRRRRFRTLDRRLRRTGVGRKLELRLAATGLDVTPGEFFVYMLATVAGLWLVGQAALAPFFGPIAGLLGIWVAVQFLNWQRQKRIERFINQLPELSRILANATQAGLALRTAIGMAAEELEAPAGEELAKVANQLAVGAAMDDALGELAERLPSRELVVLVTTLVLSSRAGGQVVSALRNLTETLEERKETRREVRTQLSQVSMTSYAVPVLGIGSLFLMNGVKDGALDRMTGSPVGQAAVLIAFGLYAVGFVLIRRLSRIDV